A stretch of DNA from Acanthochromis polyacanthus isolate Apoly-LR-REF ecotype Palm Island chromosome 21, KAUST_Apoly_ChrSc, whole genome shotgun sequence:
AATCggatatttttgtttcttgcagGGTGGAACCCACAGAGGATGGAGACTACCGGCTGTGTTTTGACAACAGCTTCAGCAAGCTGTCAGAGAAGATGGTGTTCTTTGAGGTGATCATTAATAGTCAGAGCGGCACAGGCGGAGGCCAGGAGGAGTGGGCGGACATTGCTATCATGGAGAGCATGGTGGAGTACAAACTGGAGGACATCAGGGtgagagggaaaaagaaaacacagtttcaTCTGCTGCATCTATGAATCTGATCTAAACAATGCTTTAATTATCTGCTGTCATtccattgttgttgttatcTGCACATCCCAGCTATGTTTTCCATCTTTATCTTACAGGCAAGCATAGATTCTGTGCACCGGGACCTGGAGAAGAGCCGCCAGGTCCAGGCAGTGCTGCGGGCCTTTGAGGCGAGGGACCGCTATCTTCTGGAGGACAACTTGTGGCGAGTGTCCTTCTGGTCCTGCCTAAACCTGTTTGTCATGCTCACTGTTGCGGTCACCCAGGTTTACACGCTGAGACGCCTTTTTGACACTAAGCGGGTCAGAACATAGCAATTATTTCATTACCTTCAGCCACCATAGTGCAGAACCTGAAAGGCCTCAcatgtgaaacagaaaacactccaTTGACATGTGCTTTGTGAGCTGAATTTAAAGAGATGCTTCACAGGTTTTGGAAAACTAGTTCACACactctttttgcttttcttcctcTATTGCAGCCAAAAATTGATTGCTTTGATATTTTGTGACTTCCACTTTCTGCTTTCATACCAACCcctaaaatcacatttacattaCTACAACATGTGTACACAGATATAGATTGTATCTACATAACTATGTACAAAATACCTCCAGCGTTGGTAATAATGTCATTATGGAAGGTAGGAAG
This window harbors:
- the tmed1a gene encoding transmembrane emp24 domain-containing protein 1a, with protein sequence MHCELSMITASAQLFVFVYLTLTAGLTLGLGSNQDVEFTFLLPAGGTECFFQTTARNDSMEVEYQVIAGSSLVVGFVLISPSGYQLVSDHRSSDGIHTVEPTEDGDYRLCFDNSFSKLSEKMVFFEVIINSQSGTGGGQEEWADIAIMESMVEYKLEDIRASIDSVHRDLEKSRQVQAVLRAFEARDRYLLEDNLWRVSFWSCLNLFVMLTVAVTQVYTLRRLFDTKRVRT